The Dasypus novemcinctus isolate mDasNov1 chromosome 2, mDasNov1.1.hap2, whole genome shotgun sequence genome includes a region encoding these proteins:
- the LOC101436648 gene encoding interferon-gamma-inducible GTPase 10-like isoform X1 translates to MGLLLLTTMEQLPSATPSDNFGSSFDEFPKNFKTENKILSEDNITLIKSYVERGNILKVISIIRDAMKDIENAPLSIAVIGEIGVGKSSFTNALMGFGPEEKCAAKTGPAETTKERAPYKSLKFRNVTLWDLPGIGSTDFQSVQKYLKKMKFEEYDFFIIISAARFKETDAQLAKAIGEMRKTFYVVRTKVDSDLQNEKKSKPNIFNKETILQKIRENYKENLHKAKVKAPQIFLVSNIDVSNYDFPQLKTTLLHELPTHKYHKLINFVSSFTEPIIDQKRDSLKQKVWQDAWALKFFAQPFMIFISDNDVKELEEILSHYRACFGLDDVSLTDMAKYFRVSVKELKAHIKSPSLLSVEDEDKPSRTKLLECIEKVCSKGGLLENALPFRKAYYLHIYFIDTVASDAKALLKKVYLSVKKVPRSNNSEY, encoded by the exons ATG gGGCTTCTACTGCTTACAACCATGGAACAGTTACCCTCCGCCACACCCTCTGATAACTTTGGTTCCAGCTTTGATGAGTTTCCTAAAAATTtcaagacagaaaacaaaatccTCTCTGAGGACAATATCACTTTAATTAAATCATATGTGGAAAGGGGGAACATTTTGAAGGTAATTTCTATCATAAGGGATGCAATGAAAGACATTGAGAATGCCCCACTAAGCATTGCTGTGATAGGGGAGATAGGGGTAGGAAAATCCAGTTTCACCAATGCACTGATGGGGTTTGGGCCTGAAGAAAAATGTGCAGCCAAAACTGGGCCAGCAGAGACAAcgaaagagagagctccatatAAATCTTTGAAATTTAGGAATGTGACTTTATGGGATCTGCCTGGCATTGGGTCCACTGACTTCCAGTCAGTCCAGAAGTATCTGAAGAAAATGAAGTTTGAAGAATATGATTTCTTTATTATCATTTCTGCTGCACGTTTCAAAGAAACTGATGCACAATTGGCTAAAGCAATTGGGGAAATGAGGAAAACTTTCTACGTGGTTCGAACAAAAGTAGACAGtgatttacaaaatgaaaaaaaatctaaaccaaATATCTTCAATAAGGAAACAATCCTCCAAAAGATTAGAGAAAACTATAAGGAAAACCTACATAAAGCCAAAGTAAAGGCGCCCCAAATTTTCTTAGTCTCCAACATTGATGTGTCTAATTATGATTTCCCACAGCTGAAGACCACCCTTCTGCATGAGCTTCCAACTCATAAATACCATAAATTAATAAACTTTGTGTCCAGTTTTACTGAGCCCATTATTGACCAGAAGAGAGATTCACTGAAGCAGAAGGTCTGGCAGGATGCTTGGGCATTAAAATTTTTTGCTCAACCATTCATGATCTTCATCAGTGATAATGATGTAAAGGAACTGGAGGAGATCTTAAGCCACTATAGGGCTTGCTTTGGGCTGGATGATGTGTCCCTCACAGATATGGCTAAGTATTTCCGTGTGTCAGTGAAAGAACTCAAGGCACACATTAAGTCCCCCAGTTTGCTGTCAGTTGAGGATGAAGATAAGCCCTCAAGAACAAAATTGTTGGAATGTATTGAGAAAGTATGCTCCAAAGGGGGGCTCCTTGAAAATGCCCTTCCCTTCAGAAAAGCCTACTATCTACATATTTACTTCATTGATACTGTGGCAAGTGACGCTAAAGCTCTCCTTAAAAAAGTATATCTTTCTGTGAAAAAGGTGCCCAGGTCTAACAACTCTGAATATTGA
- the LOC101436648 gene encoding interferon-gamma-inducible GTPase 10-like isoform X2 has product MEQLPSATPSDNFGSSFDEFPKNFKTENKILSEDNITLIKSYVERGNILKVISIIRDAMKDIENAPLSIAVIGEIGVGKSSFTNALMGFGPEEKCAAKTGPAETTKERAPYKSLKFRNVTLWDLPGIGSTDFQSVQKYLKKMKFEEYDFFIIISAARFKETDAQLAKAIGEMRKTFYVVRTKVDSDLQNEKKSKPNIFNKETILQKIRENYKENLHKAKVKAPQIFLVSNIDVSNYDFPQLKTTLLHELPTHKYHKLINFVSSFTEPIIDQKRDSLKQKVWQDAWALKFFAQPFMIFISDNDVKELEEILSHYRACFGLDDVSLTDMAKYFRVSVKELKAHIKSPSLLSVEDEDKPSRTKLLECIEKVCSKGGLLENALPFRKAYYLHIYFIDTVASDAKALLKKVYLSVKKVPRSNNSEY; this is encoded by the coding sequence ATGGAACAGTTACCCTCCGCCACACCCTCTGATAACTTTGGTTCCAGCTTTGATGAGTTTCCTAAAAATTtcaagacagaaaacaaaatccTCTCTGAGGACAATATCACTTTAATTAAATCATATGTGGAAAGGGGGAACATTTTGAAGGTAATTTCTATCATAAGGGATGCAATGAAAGACATTGAGAATGCCCCACTAAGCATTGCTGTGATAGGGGAGATAGGGGTAGGAAAATCCAGTTTCACCAATGCACTGATGGGGTTTGGGCCTGAAGAAAAATGTGCAGCCAAAACTGGGCCAGCAGAGACAAcgaaagagagagctccatatAAATCTTTGAAATTTAGGAATGTGACTTTATGGGATCTGCCTGGCATTGGGTCCACTGACTTCCAGTCAGTCCAGAAGTATCTGAAGAAAATGAAGTTTGAAGAATATGATTTCTTTATTATCATTTCTGCTGCACGTTTCAAAGAAACTGATGCACAATTGGCTAAAGCAATTGGGGAAATGAGGAAAACTTTCTACGTGGTTCGAACAAAAGTAGACAGtgatttacaaaatgaaaaaaaatctaaaccaaATATCTTCAATAAGGAAACAATCCTCCAAAAGATTAGAGAAAACTATAAGGAAAACCTACATAAAGCCAAAGTAAAGGCGCCCCAAATTTTCTTAGTCTCCAACATTGATGTGTCTAATTATGATTTCCCACAGCTGAAGACCACCCTTCTGCATGAGCTTCCAACTCATAAATACCATAAATTAATAAACTTTGTGTCCAGTTTTACTGAGCCCATTATTGACCAGAAGAGAGATTCACTGAAGCAGAAGGTCTGGCAGGATGCTTGGGCATTAAAATTTTTTGCTCAACCATTCATGATCTTCATCAGTGATAATGATGTAAAGGAACTGGAGGAGATCTTAAGCCACTATAGGGCTTGCTTTGGGCTGGATGATGTGTCCCTCACAGATATGGCTAAGTATTTCCGTGTGTCAGTGAAAGAACTCAAGGCACACATTAAGTCCCCCAGTTTGCTGTCAGTTGAGGATGAAGATAAGCCCTCAAGAACAAAATTGTTGGAATGTATTGAGAAAGTATGCTCCAAAGGGGGGCTCCTTGAAAATGCCCTTCCCTTCAGAAAAGCCTACTATCTACATATTTACTTCATTGATACTGTGGCAAGTGACGCTAAAGCTCTCCTTAAAAAAGTATATCTTTCTGTGAAAAAGGTGCCCAGGTCTAACAACTCTGAATATTGA